The Archangium primigenium genomic interval TGCGCGTGTCGGCCGGGACGACGAAGAAGCCCTGGCCCGCGCCCTGGTAGTCGCTGGAGAAGCCCGCCACCTGGCGGCCGTCGTTGAAGGTGACGCGGATCTTCTGTCCCTCGGGCTGCGGCGGACGCGCGCCCGTGGCGAACATGAAGAAGATGGCCTTGACGCGCTGGATGGCGATGCGCTCGGGAGCGAAGCCCGCCTGCTGCTCGAGGGGGATGGCCTCGTCGAGCAGGTTCACGTCGCGGATGGCGCCTCGCTTCACCTGGCCCTCCACGGTGTGGATGATGACCCGGTGCTCGCCCTCGATGAAGGCGTTGACGGGCGTCACCGGCACCGGGGCGGCGGTGGGGGCCTTCACGGCGGCCATGGCGACGCGCGAGGCGCGGGGCAGGGGCGAGCCGGGCACCATCGTGGGGGTGGCCGGCGGGGTGAACACCGGCGGAGCCACCGGCGCGGGCCGGGGCGCGGCGGCGGCCGGAGCCAGGGGCGCCCGAGGCGGCGCGACGGGGACGGGCACCGGGAGCGGGGCCTCCTCCACGATGTCCTCGGTCACATCGATGTCCTGGGGCTCGGGGGCCTGGGCGAAGGCCTCGGCGGGCTCCTCGGGCGGAGGCGGAGGCGGCGCGTAGGCGGGCTCGGGCTCCATGACGGCGACGTCGGTCTCGAGCGGAGGCAGCTCCTCGAGGGGCGCGGCCTGATGGGCGTCCTGCCCCCAGGCGCTCGCTTCCGAGTCCTGCGCCCACTGGCCATCCGTCGCCGCGACGGGCGCGTTCCACTCGCCCTGGGGCTCCTGGGCGGCCCATTCCCCCGCTGCTTCCACGGGCATTTCCTCGACGGGCGCTTCCCAGGACGCGGTGGCCTCCTGGGGTGACCAGTCGGCCTGCGCGGCGGTGTTCATCCACGGCTGGGGCTCGGCGGGCGCTTCCCAGCCGGCGTGCGCCGCCTCTCCGGCTTCGGCCGGGGCCGTCCAGTGATCGCTCGCGGGCTGCTCCTCGGCGGCCCACTCGGACTGAGGCTCGGCGACAGGCTGCTCCTCGGCGGCCCACTCGGACTGAGGCTCGGCGACAGGCTGCTCCTCGGCGGCCCATTCGGGCTGAGCGGCGAGGACGGGCTGCTCCTCGACAGCGCCCCACTCGGACTGAGGCTCGGCGACAGGTTGCTCCTCGGCGGCCCACTCGGGCTGCGCGGCGAGGACGGGCTGTTCCTCGACAGCACCCCACTCGGACTGAGCCTCGAGGACGGGCTGCTCCTCGGCGGTGGCCCATTCGGGCTGAGCCTCGGCGACGGGCTGCTCCTCGGCGGCCCACTCGGGCTGAGCGGCGAGGACAGGCTGCTCCTCGACGGCGCCCCACTCGGACTGAGGCTCGGCGACGGGCTGCTCCTCGGCGGCCCACTCGGGCTGAGCGGCGAGGACAGGCTGCTCCTCGACAGCACCCCACTCGGACTGAGGCTCGGCGACGGGCTGCTCCTCGGCGGCCCACTCGGGCTGAGCGGCGAGGACAGGCTGCTCCTCGACGGCGCCCCACTCGGATTGAGCCTCGAGGACGGGCTGCTCCTCGGCGGCCCACTCGGGCTGAGCGGCGAGGACGGGCTGCTCCTCGGCGGCCCACTCGGACTGAGGCTCGGCGACAGGCTGTTCCTCGGCGGCGGCCCACTCGGGCTGAGCGGCGAGGACAGGCTGCTCCTCGGCGGCACCCCACTCGGACTGGGGCTCGGCGACAGGCTGCTCTTCAGCGGCGGCCCACTCGGACTGGGCCTCGAGGACGGGCTGCTCCTCGGCGACGGGCACTTCCTCGGCAGCCCACTCGGGCTGAGCGGCGAGGACGGGCTGCTCCTCGACGGCGCCCCACTCGGACTGCGCTTCGAGGACAGGCTGCTCTTCAGCGGCGGCCCACTCAGACTGCGCCTCGAGGACGGGCTGCTCCTCGGCGATCGGCTGCTCCTCGGCGGCCCACTCGGGCTGAGCGGCGAGGACAGGCTGCTCCTCGGCGGCGCCCCACTCGGACTGAGGCTCGGCGACAGGCTGCTCTTCAGCGGCGGCCCACTCGGACTGGGCCTCAAGGACGGGCTGCTCCTCGGCGACGGGCACTTCCTCGGCGGCCCACTCGGACTGAGTCTCGGCGACCGGCTGTTCCTCGGCGGCCCACTCGGACTGGGCCTCGAGGACGGGCTGCTCCTCGGCGACGGGCACTTCCTCGGCGGCCCACTCGGCCTGAGGCTCGGCGGCGGGCTGCTCCTCAGCGGCGGCCCACTCGGACTGCGCTTCGAGGACGGGCTGCTCCTCGGCGACGGGCACTTCCTCGGCGGCCCACTCGGACTGAGCCTCGAGGACGGGCTGCTCCTCAGCAGCGGCCCACTCGGACTGAGCCTCGAGGACGGGCTGCTCCTCAGCAGCGGCCCACTCGGACTGAGCCTCGAGGACGGGCTGCTCCTCGGCGACCGGCTGCTCCTCGGCGGCCCACTCAGCCTGCGCTTCGAGGACGGGCTGCTCCTCGGCGGCGGGCACTTCCTCGGCGGCCCACTCGGCCTGAGCCTCGAGGACGGGCTGCTCCTCGATGGGCGTGCTCCACTCAGCCTGCGCTTCGAGGACGGGCTGCTCCTCGGCGGCGGGTACTTCCTCGGCGGCCCACTCGGCCTGGGCCTCGAGGACGGGCTGCTCCTCGGCGGCGGGCACTTCCTCGGCGGCCCACTCGGCCTGGGCCTCGAGGACGGGCTGCGCCTCGGCGGGCTCCGCCCATGCGGCGTGCGCCTCGGTGGGCTCGGGCTCCGCCTCCGCGCCGGGCTGGTGGCCCCAGGTCGCGCTGGCCGAGATGAACTCCGGCGTGCTCATGAACTCCGCGGCGCTCTCCAACTGCAGGCGCTCTCCGGATTCATAGGCCTGATCTGCGCTCCAACCCGTGTCCATGTCCTCGAGCGGCACGGGCTCGTCGGAGAACGTTCCTCCCGCGGGCAGGTTGTGTCCCAGGTAGTCCGAGGCGCTGGACAGGGGAACCGGATCGCTCGGGCTGCCCGAGTCGAACGTCTCCTCCGCCATGCCCCACTGACCGGGCTGGGTGGCCTCGGGATCGAACGAGTCGGCGACCTCGACGGTATCCGCCACGAGGTCCGGCCCCACCTGCACGGGGTTGAGCTCCAGCGTGGTGACGTGGGGGGACACGTGCGCCGGCTCGGGCTCCACCTCGGCGCCGAGCGCCTCCATGTCGAAGGTGGGCGCCTCCGCGACCGGCGTGCTGGCCGAGAGCTCGTCCACGGGCGTCTCCCAGGGCGTCTCCACCGCGGGGTAGGCATCGCGCGGCTCGGGCGAGGCCTCGAGCTCGGACACATCGAACGTGGGGCTCTCCTCCAGGGCGAGCGGCGCGGGCGCCGGCGGAGGCGGGGTGACGCTCGAGGGGTAGGAGGGCAGGGCGTAGGAGGCGGTGACCTCCATGCGATCCGCGTCGGCCAGGCCGTCCTCGTCGGAGTCGAACGCGCGGGGCACGTCCCCCTCCTCCCAGGCGTCGGCGGAGGACGGCGCCGTGGACTCCCACTCCTCGGAGACGGGCTGCACGGGCTCCTCGGACGGAGGCAGGTGGCCCGAGGCGTCGAGCACCGAGATGTCGGTCGCGGGGATGTCGAGCGTCTGGGTGGGGCTCAGCTCCTCCACGCGCGGCGCGGCGGCCCGGGGGGGCACGGCGGAAGCGGCGCTCTCATCGTTGTTGAGGGAGGAGAAGTCGTCCTCGCCCAGCTCCTGCACGGGCTCGGGCGCCGCCAGGACGGGCTCCGGCTCGGGCGCGGGGCTGTCTTCCCAGTCCCCCATGTCGACGGACTCGATGATGGGCTCGGGCAGGGGCGTGGCGGCGCTGACGGGCGCGAGGTCCGTGTCGGCGACCTCGAAGACCTCCTCGGCCATGGGCTCGAGCGGCGCGGGCTCCGCGGGCTCGGGCTCGACGTCCGCCCAGGAGGACTCCGCCTCCATCACGGGCATGTCGGGCTCGGCGGCGGACAGGTCCAGGGCGGAGGTGTCCACCTCGAGGGTGGTCTGCAGCACGAACGGCGTCACGGGGGCGGGCGCCTCGAACTGCGCGGCCTCGGCCACCGGCTCCTCGGCGGTCAGCGTCTCGGCGGCGGGCGCCTGGGCCTGGGCGTCATCGCTCGTGGGGTAGGCGTACCACTGGCCATCCTCGCCGTAGTAGCCCTGGGGCTGCTGGGCGTCGTAGTTGGCGGGGTAGGCGTACCACTGGCCGTCCTCGCCGTAGTAGCCCTGGGGCTGCTGCGGGGCGGTGTAGTCAGCGGGGTAGGCGTACCACTGGCCGTCCTCGCCGTAGTAGCCCTGGGGCTGCTGCGGGGCGGTGTAGTCGGCGGGGTAGGCGTACCACTGGCCGTCCTCGCCGTAGTAGCCCTGGGGCTGCTGCGGGGCGGTGTAGTCGGCGGGGTAGGCGTACCACTGGCCGTCCTCGCCGTAGTAGCCCTGAGGCGCGGCTTCCGCGACCATCGGCTCCGCCCCCGTGGCCCCCGGGTCTCCCAGTTGGCCCCGGAGCTCGTTCCAACGAGCCTCCTCGACGGGAGAGAAACTCCCCCGTGCCCGCTTCTCGTTCAAGAAGCGGTACTCCCTCATCGCCGCGCGTGTGTCGGACATCCGTCACCTCGCTGCGAACCGGGGGAACCGGTGCTCCCGGTGCAGCGCCAAGCAAGAAATTTCCCAGCCGGACTCTAGGAGACTCGGACAGGGGGGTAAACTTCGCGTCCGTGGATTCCGCCCGCCTGTTACCTGCGCGAGAGAGCGGCCTTCACGGCCTCGTTCAATTCTGGAATCGTCCGGCCGTAGCGGTCGCGCAGGGCTTGCTCGAAGGGGGCGCCCTCGCCCACCTCGCGGATGAGCCTGAGCAGGCGGCCGGGCCCTCCGTCGGCCATCAGCTCCCGCACGGCCATGGCCGAGGTCGCGTACGCCAGCCCCGGATCCCCCAGGGAGATGAGGGACTGGCCGGACATCTGCTCCAGGGAGGGCAGCTGGTCGGCCTGGGCGGCGCCGCGCAGGCGGTTGGCCATCTGGACGGGGGGCTTGTCGTGGCCCAGGTAGCGCCATTCCACGTACTCGGCCAGGCCCTCGTTGAGCCAGACGGGCACGTGCTGGCCGCCGCGCGCGGCTTGGACGAGGTCATCCACCACGGCGTGGACGTACTCGTGCACGAGCGTGGCCTTGGTCTGGCGGGTGAGCTCCGCGGCGTCGTTGATGCGGATGGCGCCGGCCGAGTACAGCCCGGCCACGGTGCGCGCGAGCGCGGCGCCCTGGTGGGTGCGGAACTCCTCGCGGGTGTAGAGCACGACGTCCACGGGCGCCTCGCGCGCCTCGCCGAGCACCTGGCGGGTGTGGCCATGCGCCTCGTCGAGCGCGGCGACGATGCGGCCCTCGTACTCGGCGCGCTGGCTGAAGTCGCGCGCGTTGTTGAAGTACTTCACGATGAAGCGGCTGTTGGCGCGCGTGCGCATGCCGTCCTCGCCCACGCCGGACGCGTAGGAGAGTCCGGAGGTGCTCGGGGCGGCGGGGGGCAGCCCCGCGCTGTCCCCCTCGCCGGAGAAGCGCCGCTCGATGGCGCGCGCCTGGGAGCGGGCCTCGCGCTCCTCGCTGGAGGCGCCTCGGGCCTTCTCCAGGAGTTCCCGGGCCTGCTCCGCCTCGGGCGCGCGCGGGGAAATGCGCTGGAGCACCTCGAGCGCGCCCTGGGCATCCTTGTCCTCCAGCAAGAGCCGCCCGAGCTCCAGCGCGAAGGCGCCCTCCTTGGGAAAGCGCTTGTGGCCCCGGCGCAGGGCCTCCTCGGCGCCGCCGCGCTGCTCGGTGGCGAGCGAGGTCTTCGCCAGACAGCGCAGGCCGGGCACGGTCTCCTCGAAGAGCACGGCGCGCTCGCCCAGCGAATACGCCATGACGGCATCGGTGCCGGACAGGGCGTCACAGCCCTTGCCGAGGGCGAGGGCGACGGCGCGGCGGTCGGGGGCGGAGTAGCCCTGGGGTTTGACGGCGGCCCAGGCGAGGTACAGCTCGTCCCACTGCTCCTGCTCGGCGAGCTTCTGGGCCTGGGCGGCGGAGGGCGGCGGGGCGGCGGACAACAGGGCGGACAGGAGGAGTGCACGCATCGGGGTACCCCCCATTATGGCCGAGCCGCCCCATCGAGGGCGAGCGGCCCGCTCCCCCCTTGACTCCCGCCCGCTCGGGCTATGGGGTCGCGACGGGGTGGCCCGCCTCGTAGTCCTCGACCCGCAGCACGAGCTCCCGGATGTCGGGCACGGAATGTTCCACGGTCAGCTCCACCACCGGCTCCCGGCGCTTTCTCTTCTGGTCCCAGTAGGCGAACGGGTAGCGCGCCAGGGACAGGAAGGTGTCCGGCCCCCGGGGCGCGGGGAACGGCTTGGTCGCCCCACTGTTGATGGGGGAGAGCAGGACACGCGCCTCGTGACGCGCCAGCAGCCGCGCGGTGTCCACCGTCAGCACCGTCTGCCGCTTGTCCCGGTACGCTCGGGCCCCGAGCAGCCGGGTGAGCCGCTCGGCGCTGACCCAGAAGAAGACCCGGGCGTTGAGCAGCCGGTACCAGTCCGTCGGGGACAAACCCCCACCCAGGCTCCGCGCGAGCCCCTGGTCATCCATGGGCTTCTGGTCCCGGACGACCGCCGTCCCGTGCCGGGGGTGCTGGAGCGCGACCGACTCGGGCCGATGCCGCGCCTCCAGGGCCACCCGGCGCTCGCCCTGGACCTCGAAGAGCTCCAGGAGCGCCGAGGTGCTCAACAACCCGTGGCGCTGGATGCTCGGCCAGCTGCCCGCCTCCGCCATGTGGAAGAGCTGGGGGAACCGCTCGGCGAAGGCCTTCGCGTCCATGCCGCTCACCACGCCCTCCGGTCGAGGATGCTCCGAAACCCGAAGCCCGTGGACAGCAGCGACACGGGGGACTGGGCGACCCGCTCGATGCCCTCGATGAGGCGGTGCGCCTCGGGAGTCAGCTGCTCGATGCGTCGGGCGGAGCGGTGGCCCGCGGCGAGGTAGTCCAGGAAGGTCAGCACCACGTCCGTGGGGGCGTTGAGCGCGGCGGCCTTGCGCAGCAGGGCCCAATCGAACTCGGCGACCCGCCGCTGACGGTTCGTCGTCGAGGTCCGCTCCTGGGCGCGCAGCTCGTCCAGCGGCAGGCCCGAGCGCCGGGCGATCTCCTCCCAGGACAGCTCTGCGACCATGGGCCCCGAGGTGCCCGTCCCTTCCTCCGTCCCTCTCTCTGGGTTCTGCACCCGGATGGGGTAGGTGCGGCACACCAGGAGCGTCTTGCGCACCCGCCCGGGCGCGATGCCGGCCTCCGCCAGGCACCCGCTCGCCGTCGTGTCCCGCGAGGTCACGTAGGGGTAGTCCCCATGGTGCAGGCTCAAGCCCGCCCCCTGGGTTCCCTCGACGAGCACCCGGCCTCCCCGCGCGTAGGCGTCCTCCAGCACCTCCCGCGTGGGACGCAGGTAGGGCCCGAGCTCCGGGATGTCCCGGGCGAAGCGCACCGGGAGCCGCGCCGCCGTGCGCAGCACCTTGCGCGCGGCCGCGGCCCCCACGCCTCGTGCTGTCGATGCGATCTGCTGGCGCAAGGACGCCTCCTCGAACGCGACGTCCTCGGGCTCGATGAGGAGTGCCTGGGGGTCGATGAAGAGCCGCCCCGGCTCGAGCCGACAGTCGGCGATCTCCTGCTGAAGTACCGTCAGGTCGAGCGTGGCTCCAGGACCCAGCACCACCCGTGTCCGGGGGGCTACCCGCGTCCCCGAGGGCAGGAGGTGGAAGGTATAGGGAACGCCCTCCTCGTACACGCGATGTCCGGCGTTGGGCCCCCCCACCCGCACGAGGACGTCGTACTCGGGGGCGAGGTAGGCGGCGATCTGGCCCTTGCCCTCGCTGCCATACTGGCCGCCCACCAGCACGTCGACGAGCCGCTCCGCGTCCCGGCCGTACAACCCGAGCAGGGCGGAGACCTGGACGCGCACGGCCTCGGTGGGATGGCGGTGGGTGTCCAACACCAGGTCCGCCCGCGTCGCGAGCGCCTCCACGCCGCGCTCCGTGGTGTCGGCGCGGGCCTCCGCGAACGAGGTGCGCTCGGGATCGGACGCCGCGTGGGCACGCCGCTGGTCGTACCGCGCCGCGAGCTCCGGCTCGGGCGCGGTCAAGTGCACGTGGAGCACCCGGGAGCCCAGGGCCTCTCGCAGGGACTCGACCTGGGCGGCGACACGGACGGAATCCACGACGAGCAGGGATGGGGGCACCTCCGCGCGCTGGAGGAGCTCCTTCACGCTGTCCGCCACCCAGCGCCCGCCCGTCTCCCGATCCAGCGCCGCCCCCGCCTCCTGGAGCGAGCGCCGGTC includes:
- a CDS encoding DUF6982 domain-containing protein, yielding MVAEAAPQGYYGEDGQWYAYPADYTAPQQPQGYYGEDGQWYAYPADYTAPQQPQGYYGEDGQWYAYPADYTAPQQPQGYYGEDGQWYAYPANYDAQQPQGYYGEDGQWYAYPTSDDAQAQAPAAETLTAEEPVAEAAQFEAPAPVTPFVLQTTLEVDTSALDLSAAEPDMPVMEAESSWADVEPEPAEPAPLEPMAEEVFEVADTDLAPVSAATPLPEPIIESVDMGDWEDSPAPEPEPVLAAPEPVQELGEDDFSSLNNDESAASAVPPRAAAPRVEELSPTQTLDIPATDISVLDASGHLPPSEEPVQPVSEEWESTAPSSADAWEEGDVPRAFDSDEDGLADADRMEVTASYALPSYPSSVTPPPPAPAPLALEESPTFDVSELEASPEPRDAYPAVETPWETPVDELSASTPVAEAPTFDMEALGAEVEPEPAHVSPHVTTLELNPVQVGPDLVADTVEVADSFDPEATQPGQWGMAEETFDSGSPSDPVPLSSASDYLGHNLPAGGTFSDEPVPLEDMDTGWSADQAYESGERLQLESAAEFMSTPEFISASATWGHQPGAEAEPEPTEAHAAWAEPAEAQPVLEAQAEWAAEEVPAAEEQPVLEAQAEWAAEEVPAAEEQPVLEAQAEWSTPIEEQPVLEAQAEWAAEEVPAAEEQPVLEAQAEWAAEEQPVAEEQPVLEAQSEWAAAEEQPVLEAQSEWAAAEEQPVLEAQSEWAAEEVPVAEEQPVLEAQSEWAAAEEQPAAEPQAEWAAEEVPVAEEQPVLEAQSEWAAEEQPVAETQSEWAAEEVPVAEEQPVLEAQSEWAAAEEQPVAEPQSEWGAAEEQPVLAAQPEWAAEEQPIAEEQPVLEAQSEWAAAEEQPVLEAQSEWGAVEEQPVLAAQPEWAAEEVPVAEEQPVLEAQSEWAAAEEQPVAEPQSEWGAAEEQPVLAAQPEWAAAEEQPVAEPQSEWAAEEQPVLAAQPEWAAEEQPVLEAQSEWGAVEEQPVLAAQPEWAAEEQPVAEPQSEWGAVEEQPVLAAQPEWAAEEQPVAEPQSEWGAVEEQPVLAAQPEWAAEEQPVAEAQPEWATAEEQPVLEAQSEWGAVEEQPVLAAQPEWAAEEQPVAEPQSEWGAVEEQPVLAAQPEWAAEEQPVAEPQSEWAAEEQPVAEPQSEWAAEEQPASDHWTAPAEAGEAAHAGWEAPAEPQPWMNTAAQADWSPQEATASWEAPVEEMPVEAAGEWAAQEPQGEWNAPVAATDGQWAQDSEASAWGQDAHQAAPLEELPPLETDVAVMEPEPAYAPPPPPPEEPAEAFAQAPEPQDIDVTEDIVEEAPLPVPVPVAPPRAPLAPAAAAPRPAPVAPPVFTPPATPTMVPGSPLPRASRVAMAAVKAPTAAPVPVTPVNAFIEGEHRVIIHTVEGQVKRGAIRDVNLLDEAIPLEQQAGFAPERIAIQRVKAIFFMFATGARPPQPEGQKIRVTFNDGRQVAGFSSDYQGAGQGFFVVPADTRTNTSRIFIYRASVQAVAEG
- a CDS encoding peptidase MA family metallohydrolase, whose product is MRALLLSALLSAAPPPSAAQAQKLAEQEQWDELYLAWAAVKPQGYSAPDRRAVALALGKGCDALSGTDAVMAYSLGERAVLFEETVPGLRCLAKTSLATEQRGGAEEALRRGHKRFPKEGAFALELGRLLLEDKDAQGALEVLQRISPRAPEAEQARELLEKARGASSEEREARSQARAIERRFSGEGDSAGLPPAAPSTSGLSYASGVGEDGMRTRANSRFIVKYFNNARDFSQRAEYEGRIVAALDEAHGHTRQVLGEAREAPVDVVLYTREEFRTHQGAALARTVAGLYSAGAIRINDAAELTRQTKATLVHEYVHAVVDDLVQAARGGQHVPVWLNEGLAEYVEWRYLGHDKPPVQMANRLRGAAQADQLPSLEQMSGQSLISLGDPGLAYATSAMAVRELMADGGPGRLLRLIREVGEGAPFEQALRDRYGRTIPELNEAVKAALSRR
- a CDS encoding DUF7002 family protein produces the protein MDAKAFAERFPQLFHMAEAGSWPSIQRHGLLSTSALLELFEVQGERRVALEARHRPESVALQHPRHGTAVVRDQKPMDDQGLARSLGGGLSPTDWYRLLNARVFFWVSAERLTRLLGARAYRDKRQTVLTVDTARLLARHEARVLLSPINSGATKPFPAPRGPDTFLSLARYPFAYWDQKRKRREPVVELTVEHSVPDIRELVLRVEDYEAGHPVATP
- a CDS encoding adenylosuccinate synthetase; amino-acid sequence: MSSRERILVISGPIGAGKSTLAEGLVARHGAHRVSSRALLLARLEGRGEDRRSLQEAGAALDRETGGRWVADSVKELLQRAEVPPSLLVVDSVRVAAQVESLREALGSRVLHVHLTAPEPELAARYDQRRAHAASDPERTSFAEARADTTERGVEALATRADLVLDTHRHPTEAVRVQVSALLGLYGRDAERLVDVLVGGQYGSEGKGQIAAYLAPEYDVLVRVGGPNAGHRVYEEGVPYTFHLLPSGTRVAPRTRVVLGPGATLDLTVLQQEIADCRLEPGRLFIDPQALLIEPEDVAFEEASLRQQIASTARGVGAAAARKVLRTAARLPVRFARDIPELGPYLRPTREVLEDAYARGGRVLVEGTQGAGLSLHHGDYPYVTSRDTTASGCLAEAGIAPGRVRKTLLVCRTYPIRVQNPERGTEEGTGTSGPMVAELSWEEIARRSGLPLDELRAQERTSTTNRQRRVAEFDWALLRKAAALNAPTDVVLTFLDYLAAGHRSARRIEQLTPEAHRLIEGIERVAQSPVSLLSTGFGFRSILDRRAW